A window of the Nocardia sp. NBC_01329 genome harbors these coding sequences:
- a CDS encoding TIGR00730 family Rossman fold protein has product MVTSRAFALCVYCSASTTDPEQLALAARVGAEIAKRGWQLVSGGGNVSMMGALATAARAGGAATIGVIPKHLVHREVADVDSDELVVTDTMRQRKQVMEDRADAFLTLPGGIGTLEEFFETWTGGQLGQHDKPMAILDPAGHYSGLFTWLTELHDRGFVPQEALDRITLTPDLTEAFDALSGE; this is encoded by the coding sequence ATGGTGACCTCGCGAGCTTTCGCGTTGTGCGTGTACTGCTCCGCGAGCACCACCGACCCCGAACAACTCGCCTTGGCGGCCCGTGTCGGCGCCGAAATCGCGAAGCGCGGGTGGCAGTTGGTGTCCGGCGGCGGCAACGTCTCCATGATGGGCGCGCTGGCCACCGCGGCCCGCGCCGGCGGCGCCGCCACGATCGGGGTCATCCCGAAACATCTCGTCCACCGCGAAGTGGCCGATGTGGACTCCGACGAACTGGTCGTGACCGATACGATGCGCCAGCGCAAACAGGTGATGGAGGACCGCGCCGACGCCTTCCTCACGCTGCCCGGCGGAATCGGCACGCTCGAGGAATTCTTCGAAACCTGGACCGGCGGCCAGCTCGGCCAGCACGACAAACCGATGGCCATCCTGGATCCCGCCGGGCACTACAGCGGCCTGTTCACCTGGCTCACCGAACTCCACGACCGCGGTTTCGTCCCGCAGGAGGCCCTCGACCGGATCACCTTGACACCGGATCTAACGGAGGCATTCGACGCGCTGAGCGGAGAGTAA
- the dapE gene encoding succinyl-diaminopimelate desuccinylase — protein MTLDLHADPIALTAALVDIPSVSRDEAAITAAVEAALRTQTSGFEVLRRGNVVLARTNRGLPSRVVLAGHLDTVPIADNVPGRFTTENDAEVFYGCGSVDMKSGDAVFLHLAATVAEPVHDLTLIFYDCEEISAEFNGLNAIEREVPEWLDGDLAILGEPSGGWIEAGCQGTLRVRLSTAGVRAHSARSWLGDNAIHRLAPVLARLSEYRAREVDIDGCRYREGLSAVRVAGGVAGNVVPDAAEVEVNFRFAPDRSVEQATEHVREVFAGLDLELEVTDAAAGALPGLTAPAARGLVETVRAHGSAGVRAKYGWTDVSRFAARGIPAVNFGPGDPNLAHKRDEHVPLAQITAVTEMLRGYLTGSV, from the coding sequence GTGACCCTCGACCTGCACGCCGACCCCATCGCACTCACCGCGGCCCTCGTCGATATCCCGAGCGTATCCCGGGACGAGGCCGCGATCACCGCGGCCGTAGAGGCGGCACTACGCACCCAGACCAGCGGTTTCGAGGTGCTGCGCCGCGGCAATGTGGTGCTCGCGCGGACGAACCGCGGGCTACCGTCGCGGGTCGTCCTGGCCGGGCACCTCGATACCGTGCCGATCGCGGACAACGTGCCGGGCCGGTTCACCACCGAGAACGATGCCGAGGTCTTCTACGGCTGTGGTTCGGTCGATATGAAATCGGGTGACGCGGTGTTCCTGCATCTCGCGGCCACCGTCGCCGAACCCGTCCACGATCTGACTCTGATCTTCTACGACTGCGAGGAGATCTCCGCCGAGTTCAACGGTCTCAACGCCATCGAACGGGAAGTACCGGAATGGCTGGACGGCGATCTGGCGATTCTCGGTGAGCCCTCCGGCGGCTGGATCGAGGCCGGTTGTCAGGGCACGCTGCGGGTCCGGTTGAGCACCGCGGGCGTCCGCGCGCATTCGGCCCGTTCCTGGCTGGGCGACAACGCCATCCACCGGCTGGCGCCGGTGCTGGCCCGGCTCTCGGAATATCGTGCCCGGGAAGTCGATATCGACGGCTGCCGCTACCGCGAAGGATTGTCCGCAGTCCGCGTCGCGGGCGGGGTCGCGGGCAATGTGGTGCCCGACGCCGCCGAGGTGGAGGTGAACTTCCGATTCGCCCCGGACCGCTCGGTGGAGCAGGCGACCGAGCACGTACGGGAGGTGTTCGCGGGGCTGGATCTCGAACTCGAGGTCACCGACGCTGCTGCCGGTGCGTTGCCCGGGCTCACCGCCCCCGCGGCCCGCGGGCTCGTCGAGACGGTACGCGCGCACGGTTCGGCAGGAGTCCGGGCGAAATACGGGTGGACCGATGTCTCCCGCTTCGCCGCCCGCGGTATCCCCGCCGTGAACTTCGGCCCCGGCGACCCCAACCTCGCCCATAAACGTGACGAGCACGTTCCGCTGGCACAGATCACCGCGGTGACCGAGATGCTGCGCGGGTATCTCACCGGGTCGGTGTAG
- a CDS encoding TIGR00730 family Rossman fold protein → MSTDAAESGMAGKPKTRFRGPLMFRRERTPRGTTADQHLLDQRSDSDWVHTDPWRVLRIQAEFVEGFGALAEVPRAVSVFGSARTDPGNPEYTAARELGAALATAGFAVITGGGPGVMEAANRGASEAGGYSIGLGIELPFEQSLNDWVDLGINFRYFFVRKTMFVKYSQAFVCMPGGYGTLDELFEALTLVQTRKITRFPIILFGSKYWAPLVEWIRNSLAADGRISPGDIDLLHVTDDIDEVVRIIQEYAPGNATLEKSGTEDEW, encoded by the coding sequence ATGTCAACCGACGCCGCCGAATCCGGGATGGCCGGCAAACCCAAGACCCGCTTTCGCGGGCCCCTCATGTTCCGCCGGGAACGGACCCCGCGAGGCACGACCGCCGACCAGCATCTGCTGGACCAGCGCAGCGACAGCGACTGGGTGCACACCGACCCATGGCGAGTCCTGCGGATCCAGGCCGAATTCGTCGAGGGCTTCGGTGCCCTGGCAGAGGTCCCGCGTGCGGTGAGTGTGTTCGGTTCGGCACGCACCGACCCCGGCAACCCGGAGTACACGGCCGCGCGGGAGCTGGGCGCGGCCCTGGCGACCGCCGGATTCGCGGTGATCACCGGCGGTGGACCCGGTGTGATGGAGGCCGCCAACCGGGGGGCGTCGGAAGCGGGCGGCTACTCCATCGGTCTCGGTATCGAGTTGCCGTTCGAACAGAGCCTCAACGACTGGGTCGATCTGGGGATCAACTTCCGGTACTTCTTCGTACGCAAGACAATGTTCGTGAAGTATTCCCAGGCCTTCGTCTGTATGCCCGGCGGCTACGGAACCCTCGACGAACTGTTCGAGGCCCTCACCCTGGTGCAGACCCGCAAGATCACCCGATTCCCGATCATCCTCTTCGGCAGCAAGTACTGGGCGCCGCTGGTGGAATGGATCCGGAACTCGCTGGCCGCGGACGGCCGTATCTCCCCGGGAGATATCGACCTGCTGCACGTCACCGACGATATCGACGAAGTGGTCCGGATCATTCAGGAATACGCGCCCGGCAACGCTACCCTCGAGAAATCCGGTACGGAGGACGAATGGTGA
- the folP gene encoding dihydropteroate synthase yields MFEPVRPLPTLCGRTVATDRALVMAIVNRTPDSFYDRGATFSDAAALAAVARAVDEGADLVDIGGVKAGPGEHVDAGEESRRVVPFVAAIRETYPDLLISVDTWRSDVARAAVAEGADLINDTWAGADPELVPVAAETGAGIVCSHTGGAVPRTRPHRVRYTDVVAEVTETVVGAAERAAAAGVRRDSILIDPTHDFGKNTYHGLALLRAADVLVKSGWPVLMALSNKDFIGETLGVGLSERLEGTLAATAWSAAAGARVFRVHEVAATRRVVDMIAAIQGIRPPVRTLRGLV; encoded by the coding sequence ATGTTCGAGCCTGTCCGGCCGTTGCCGACTCTTTGCGGCCGGACCGTCGCGACGGATCGCGCGCTGGTGATGGCCATTGTGAACCGCACCCCGGATTCCTTCTACGACCGTGGTGCGACCTTCAGCGATGCTGCCGCGTTGGCCGCCGTGGCGCGGGCGGTGGACGAGGGCGCCGATCTGGTCGATATCGGCGGGGTGAAGGCCGGGCCGGGGGAGCATGTGGACGCGGGCGAGGAGTCGCGGCGGGTCGTGCCGTTCGTCGCGGCGATCCGGGAGACGTACCCCGACCTGCTGATCAGTGTCGATACCTGGCGGTCGGATGTCGCGCGGGCCGCGGTCGCCGAGGGCGCGGACCTGATCAACGACACCTGGGCGGGCGCGGACCCGGAGCTGGTGCCGGTAGCCGCCGAGACGGGGGCCGGGATCGTATGCAGTCACACCGGCGGGGCGGTGCCGCGGACGCGGCCGCATCGGGTCCGGTACACCGATGTGGTGGCAGAGGTGACCGAGACAGTGGTCGGGGCAGCGGAGCGGGCCGCGGCGGCGGGGGTGCGACGGGATTCGATCCTGATCGATCCGACCCACGATTTCGGCAAGAACACCTATCACGGGCTCGCACTGTTGCGGGCAGCGGACGTTCTTGTTAAAAGCGGGTGGCCGGTCTTGATGGCGCTGAGCAATAAGGATTTCATCGGAGAGACATTAGGTGTCGGACTTTCCGAACGGCTGGAGGGCACATTGGCAGCAACAGCATGGTCGGCCGCGGCCGGTGCTCGCGTTTTCCGTGTGCACGAGGTCGCCGCGACCCGTCGCGTCGTGGACATGATCGCCGCGATCCAGGGCATCCGGCCCCCTGTACGAACTCTGCGAGGCCTCGTATGA
- a CDS encoding glucosyl-3-phosphoglycerate synthase: MKFPQHEPDWASTHTWDAPDWSVADLVAAKAGRTVSVVLPALNEERTVADVVASIRPLLGTLVDELVVLDSGSTDATAERARAAGAEVITREQAVPELEPFPGKGEVLWRSLAVTSGDLVAFVDSDLIDPDPAFVPKLLGPLLTTPDLHLVKAYYRRPLRHGSGVDEHGGGRVTELVARPLLAALRPGLTQVLQPLGGEYAGTRELLTAVPFAPGYGVEIGLLLDTYDRLGLSAIGQVDLGVRTHRNRPLADLGVMSRQILGTVLGRSGVPDSGVALTQFPLIGDEFTPHSTAVDLVDRPPMNTIRPGVAAA; the protein is encoded by the coding sequence ATGAAATTTCCACAGCACGAGCCCGACTGGGCGTCGACCCATACTTGGGACGCCCCCGACTGGTCGGTGGCCGATCTGGTCGCCGCCAAGGCCGGCCGCACCGTATCGGTGGTGCTGCCCGCGCTGAACGAAGAGAGAACCGTCGCCGATGTGGTGGCCAGCATCCGGCCGCTGCTGGGCACGCTGGTGGACGAACTGGTAGTGCTGGATTCCGGGTCGACCGACGCCACCGCCGAACGCGCCCGCGCGGCCGGGGCCGAGGTGATCACCCGGGAGCAGGCGGTACCCGAATTGGAGCCCTTCCCGGGCAAAGGGGAGGTGTTGTGGCGTTCGCTGGCGGTGACCAGCGGCGATCTGGTGGCGTTCGTCGATTCCGATCTGATCGATCCCGACCCGGCTTTCGTGCCGAAACTGCTCGGCCCGCTGCTCACCACCCCCGACCTGCATCTGGTGAAAGCCTATTACCGCCGGCCGCTGCGGCACGGCAGTGGGGTGGACGAGCATGGTGGCGGCCGGGTGACCGAACTCGTGGCGCGGCCGCTGCTGGCGGCGCTGCGTCCCGGACTCACCCAGGTCCTGCAGCCGTTGGGCGGTGAGTACGCCGGTACCCGGGAGTTGTTGACGGCGGTCCCGTTCGCACCGGGGTACGGGGTGGAGATCGGGTTGTTGCTCGACACCTACGATCGGCTGGGGCTGAGCGCGATCGGGCAGGTCGATCTGGGCGTTCGGACCCATCGCAACCGGCCGCTGGCCGATCTCGGTGTGATGAGCCGGCAGATCCTGGGCACGGTGCTGGGCCGCAGCGGCGTCCCGGATTCCGGAGTCGCCCTGACCCAGTTCCCGTTGATCGGCGACGAGTTCACCCCGCACAGCACCGCGGTGGATCTGGTCGACCGACCCCCGATGAACACCATCCGGCCGGGCGTAGCGGCCGCTTGA